One Euphorbia lathyris chromosome 1, ddEupLath1.1, whole genome shotgun sequence DNA segment encodes these proteins:
- the LOC136234228 gene encoding NAD(P)H-quinone oxidoreductase subunit K, chloroplastic gives MNSIEFPLLDRTTQISVISTTSNDLSNWSRLSSLWPLLYGTSCCFIEFASLIGSRFDFDRYGLVPRSSPRQADLILTAGTVTMKMAPSLVRLYEQMPEPKYVIAMGACTITGGMFSTDSYSTVRGVDKLIPVDVYLPGCPPKPEAVIDAITKLRKKISREIYEDRIRSQPGNRCFTTNHKFNIERTTHTGNYDQGFLYQTPSTSKIPPETFFKYKKSVSSLELVN, from the coding sequence ATGAATTCCATTGAGTTTCCTTTACTTGATCGAACAACTCAAATTTCCGTTATTTCAACTACATCAAATGATCTTTCAAATTGGTCAAGACTTTCCAGTTTATGGCCACTTCTCTATGGTACCAGTTGTTGCTTCATTGAATTTGCTTCATTAATAGGCTCACGATTCGACTTTGATCGTTATGGACTAGTACCAAGATCTAGTCCTAGACAAGCGGACTTAATTTTAACAGCCGGCACGGTAACCATGAAAATGGCTCCTTCTTTAGTAAGATTATATGAACAAATGCCTGAACCAAAATATGTTATTGCGATGGGGGCATGTACAATTACAGGAGGGATGTTCAGTACCGATTCTTATAGTACTGTTCGGGGAGTTGATAAGTTAATTCCTGTAGATGTCTATTTGCCAGGCTGTCCACCGAAACCAGAAGCGGTTATAGATGCTATAACAAAACTTCGTAAAAAAATATCTCGAGAAATTTATGAGGATCGAATTAGGTCTCAACCGGGGAATCGGTGTTTTACTACCAATCACAAGTTTAATATTGAACGCACTACTCATACTGGAAATTATGATCAAGGATTCCTCTATCAAACGCCGTCTACTTCAAAGATCCCTCCTGAAAcatttttcaaatataaaaagTCAGTATCCTCCCTCGAATTAGTAAACTAG